A window from Rhizosphaericola mali encodes these proteins:
- a CDS encoding tetratricopeptide repeat protein: MTKIISTRLIAIFLSFFLSKYIYSQTTQDWQILIANKQYDSAISIIKEQIKTKPTDELYYSLAQAYFVKNDIQKCIQSLDQSIALSNKNENSYLLRAYCYFSMQQYIKSINDYSAAIKLNSSPKDALINRGRLYLIMKNYNGALIDANRAIAIDSLDMESYSFRAHVFGQMEKFDDALADCNRCISNKTQSAEVYGLKATIEFYQKNLYESLADFNTATKMAPNEFSYWHGKSGVNYILQNYNQALDDINKSIGIAPLTNDIYCERAKIYFRLKLYDLSINDLKKALSFNQRSDTATYFLGRVYFDLKQNDKALFYFSKSIEINHTNSEVYQFRSLLYKRMGKNDLALLDNKKERMLNPKREVYN, translated from the coding sequence ATGACAAAAATTATAAGTACGCGGCTAATTGCAATTTTTTTATCTTTTTTTCTATCAAAGTATATATACTCACAAACCACCCAAGATTGGCAAATTTTAATAGCAAATAAACAGTACGATAGTGCTATTTCTATAATTAAAGAGCAAATAAAAACAAAACCTACTGACGAGTTATATTATAGCCTTGCTCAGGCGTATTTTGTTAAGAATGATATACAAAAATGTATTCAATCTTTAGATCAATCTATTGCTTTAAGCAATAAAAATGAGAATAGTTATTTACTTCGAGCATATTGTTACTTCTCTATGCAACAATATATCAAGAGCATCAATGATTATAGTGCTGCGATTAAGTTAAATAGTTCGCCCAAAGATGCCTTAATAAATAGAGGTAGACTTTACTTAATTATGAAAAATTACAATGGTGCACTTATTGATGCAAACAGAGCAATTGCTATAGATAGCTTAGATATGGAATCATATTCATTTAGAGCCCATGTTTTTGGGCAGATGGAAAAATTTGATGATGCTTTAGCTGATTGTAATAGATGCATTTCTAATAAAACACAAAGTGCTGAAGTCTATGGTTTGAAAGCCACTATAGAATTTTATCAAAAGAATTTGTATGAATCTTTAGCGGATTTTAATACCGCAACTAAGATGGCCCCTAATGAATTTTCTTATTGGCATGGAAAATCAGGAGTTAATTATATTTTGCAAAACTATAATCAAGCACTTGATGATATTAATAAATCGATTGGAATTGCACCGTTGACAAATGATATATATTGCGAAAGAGCTAAGATCTACTTTAGGTTGAAACTATATGATCTTTCAATAAATGATCTAAAAAAAGCGTTGAGTTTTAATCAAAGAAGCGATACTGCAACTTATTTTTTAGGAAGAGTTTATTTTGATTTAAAACAAAATGATAAGGCTTTATTTTATTTTAGCAAATCAATAGAGATTAATCATACGAATTCGGAAGTATATCAATTTAGATCGCTTTTATATAAAAGAATGGGAAAAAATGATCTTGCGCTATTGGATAACAAAAAAGAAAGGATGTTAAATCCCAAGCGAGAAGTATATAATTAA
- a CDS encoding SOS response-associated peptidase → MCYHVSTAPKEKLEKFAINKSLVIQTAIESFYHVSGFARPFLPTILNSDSKLIQPSRWKLLPFWVKTEDDAKKYANTLNAESESIFEKKSYAPYILKNRGLLLVDGFYEPHSIKGQKETENYYLTFPEHNIFSLGIVYAPWTDQETGEIMYTFSIITTPANDLLTKIHNVKKRMPLIIPENKWNEWLIADTKQDIENLMQPLEDGILEAKHVVRVTGMRGEDTNTREIQNKIK, encoded by the coding sequence ATGTGTTACCATGTTTCAACCGCTCCAAAGGAAAAGCTAGAGAAATTTGCAATAAATAAATCTTTAGTAATTCAAACGGCTATTGAAAGTTTTTATCATGTTTCTGGATTTGCTCGACCATTTTTGCCAACAATATTAAATAGTGATTCTAAATTGATTCAGCCATCAAGATGGAAGCTGTTACCTTTTTGGGTTAAAACCGAAGACGATGCTAAAAAGTACGCAAATACCTTAAATGCGGAAAGTGAATCTATTTTTGAGAAAAAAAGTTACGCTCCTTACATCTTAAAAAATCGAGGACTTTTATTGGTTGACGGATTTTATGAGCCTCATAGTATAAAGGGGCAGAAAGAAACTGAGAATTACTATCTGACTTTTCCAGAGCACAATATATTTTCCTTGGGTATTGTATATGCACCATGGACGGATCAAGAAACAGGAGAAATAATGTATACATTTTCCATTATTACAACTCCTGCAAATGATTTATTGACGAAAATTCATAACGTAAAAAAAAGAATGCCCTTAATTATTCCAGAAAATAAGTGGAACGAATGGTTAATTGCTGATACGAAACAAGATATTGAAAATTTAATGCAACCGTTGGAAGATGGGATTTTGGAGGCTAAACATGTTGTTAGAGTTACAGGAATGCGTGGAGAGGATACTAATACTAGAGAGATACAAAATAAGATTAAATAG
- a CDS encoding histidine kinase: MDEDIAGATMIVEIFSDLLRYQLYNPDEMVPIEQEIQCINSYIQLQKLRLSENLDLKVTYDIELKDQKIYILWFLPLIENAFKYSGGKLYLNMELGKNGNWIEFYIENSKDSLLELNKFQQGIGLENLRRRLELIYPNKHSLIIHASDVDFKVILKLKYA; encoded by the coding sequence ATGGATGAAGATATTGCAGGCGCTACAATGATAGTGGAAATATTCTCTGATTTATTGAGATATCAACTATATAACCCTGATGAAATGGTCCCAATTGAACAAGAGATTCAATGTATAAATAGTTATATACAATTGCAAAAGCTTCGACTTTCGGAAAATTTGGATCTGAAAGTAACGTATGATATTGAATTAAAGGATCAAAAGATTTACATATTATGGTTTTTACCTTTAATTGAAAATGCATTTAAGTATTCGGGTGGTAAATTATATTTAAATATGGAATTGGGAAAAAATGGAAATTGGATAGAATTTTACATTGAAAATTCGAAAGATTCGCTATTGGAATTAAATAAGTTTCAGCAAGGAATTGGTTTGGAAAATCTTAGAAGAAGACTAGAATTAATCTATCCGAACAAACATAGTCTGATTATTCATGCGAGTGATGTTGATTTCAAAGTAATTTTAAAATTGAAATATGCCTGA
- a CDS encoding LytR/AlgR family response regulator transcription factor, translating into MPRKTGIDFLLEHLERPLVILTTAYSQYAFQSFELNVLDYLIKPISQERFIKSVEKARDYIDLTHDQNTNYLFVKSGQKIEKIYFSEIRVLKAAENYVTLILEDRQLFGHITMQQILSQLPADDFIQTHKSFIVSIKDIEYVNTNSIGIKNMEIPIGKTFKTALKDKLRKKK; encoded by the coding sequence ATGCCACGTAAAACCGGTATAGATTTTTTGTTGGAACATTTGGAACGACCGTTGGTCATACTTACCACAGCTTATTCACAATATGCTTTCCAAAGTTTTGAACTAAATGTATTAGACTATTTAATAAAACCTATTAGTCAAGAAAGATTCATCAAGTCTGTAGAAAAAGCTAGAGACTATATAGACCTAACACATGATCAAAATACTAATTATTTGTTTGTAAAATCCGGTCAAAAAATAGAGAAGATCTATTTTTCAGAGATTAGAGTACTTAAAGCCGCAGAAAACTATGTTACTTTAATATTGGAAGACAGACAATTGTTTGGACATATAACCATGCAACAAATCCTGTCGCAATTACCTGCTGATGATTTTATACAGACACATAAATCCTTTATCGTTTCTATAAAGGATATTGAATACGTAAATACAAATTCTATTGGGATAAAAAATATGGAGATTCCTATTGGGAAAACATTCAAAACTGCTCTAAAAGATAAACTACGGAAAAAGAAGTGA
- a CDS encoding DUF4134 domain-containing protein, translating into MKLIKIPKTIKVLSVTILLTTLTVVVMAQTGDGAAGIEEATTKVKSYFSVATKLMYAIGAVVGIVGAIKVFNKWNSGDQDTNKVAAAWFGSCIFLVVVATVLQSFFGV; encoded by the coding sequence ATGAAACTAATCAAAATTCCAAAGACTATAAAGGTCTTGTCAGTCACCATACTTTTGACTACACTCACTGTTGTCGTAATGGCACAGACCGGAGACGGTGCCGCAGGTATTGAAGAAGCTACGACGAAAGTAAAAAGCTATTTCTCCGTTGCCACTAAACTGATGTATGCTATCGGTGCCGTAGTGGGTATCGTAGGTGCCATCAAGGTATTCAACAAATGGAACTCCGGGGACCAAGACACCAACAAAGTGGCCGCCGCATGGTTTGGTAGCTGCATCTTCCTAGTCGTTGTTGCTACCGTCCTACAAAGCTTCTTTGGCGTCTAG
- a CDS encoding DUF4133 domain-containing protein, with product MQYSFNKGINRPLEFKGIRAQYLVYMVVGLVALLFLFALLYLIGVTLYLVLPVIGTLGTLLFSIVGKYSKKYGVHGLGKQAGFKALPKALKTRTMVRLFKDL from the coding sequence ATGCAGTATAGTTTCAACAAGGGCATCAACCGCCCACTGGAATTCAAGGGGATCCGTGCCCAGTATCTGGTCTATATGGTGGTCGGACTCGTCGCTCTGCTGTTTTTGTTTGCTTTGCTTTACCTGATCGGTGTCACACTCTATCTGGTGCTTCCCGTCATTGGCACACTCGGCACCTTGTTGTTTTCAATAGTTGGTAAGTATTCCAAAAAATACGGCGTGCATGGTCTGGGTAAACAAGCAGGATTCAAGGCGCTCCCCAAAGCACTCAAGACCAGGACGATGGTTAGACTATTCAAAGACCTATAG